One genomic region from Arenicella chitinivorans encodes:
- a CDS encoding glycosyltransferase: protein MPREKRLACLVVGMHRSGTSVLSGMVAELGATQGKTMMAAKPENPKGFWENELVVQLNDQILHTLGARWDIPLLEPWDEHLDFVLGLFSERAKTIIVDDFNHADFISLKDPRIANLLPFWKSVLRDLGYEIRMVQIVRAPIEVFQSINKRNGFTHSHSDTLWLDSISACLDAPVDEVLLINHESLHTLQESVVTAMSQYLQLPESGVPDALAKFSTQCYDPGLRHFSKPAMQPALTVADSVYALLEVFQEPTVLSATELGQLRQKLVDLYSKHQAFKDKLEIYLTAISSVDCLRHKSAPDQRPTSVSARVFSLFEATLKVDQGESDTQVKEALERATFDAQQNQALMERINLLETNLAVLDSASTQKAIWAERRYQRASRSFLHAVKQRRDIEEKISEIEGHYHKLEEHFYSIDTLRSDLADWKGMFTEQALEFGRRFDHVLEQVWQTTRWKMGDRIVELLNKLVGRQESCESKEVLARIQSDYRHWGESLAKDYLPPVVDGLLEDAKAQSAPIIDADSVIFGTGVATSKDAFVKSAQARLDAFLQSQAELDFSFVDRPDLSVILVLYNRAELTLPCLEALLANNDSLSLQLIIIDNDSSDQTAMLLERVVGADIIVNQKNVGFLRACNQALELVKAEQTLFLNNDAFVSQGAVERAYRALQRCDNVGAVGARIVALDGLLQEAGSTCWSNGTCFGYGRGEDPNSFKFLFEREVDYCSGAFLQTKTNLLKQFGGFDDQFAPAYYEDTDYCLTLNENGLKVLYDPQVVVRHYEFGGSEGSGYAIELSNRNQKKFLVKHRTQLAGHKPAESGDVDNARFASAWPAKKILYIDDRVPHMYFGSGFPRSNFIVNCLAGAGYRVSILPLNFPNEESVTSLYSDIDRRIEVIPSVGRPEFMQFWDMHKGYYDLVWVSRPHNMEFVHPVMAAAGGIKKVVYDAEAIYADREHALRNLGLGNSELELTYDEMVKNELVLAASADALVAVSRRDRDIIASNIARPVPVIDCGYGVKIRRSKSSFEVRSGLLFVGNLDRSESPNVDSLLWFYDLVWPLVKKQLPNITLHVVGSNQADVLECVEDPNIVFHGVVDDLYQFYDAAAVFIAPTRYAAGIPLKVQEAAANGLPTVVTDLLTSQLGWQNERETLSSEVGDPCRFAENCVRLHSESALWRTIQDNAFTAVQSDCDVAVFENRILTMLRDVLKANSNVTLLSKHREYK, encoded by the coding sequence ATGCCGCGTGAAAAGCGGCTGGCCTGTTTGGTGGTCGGTATGCATCGTTCGGGAACGAGTGTGCTCTCGGGCATGGTTGCGGAATTGGGTGCCACACAAGGTAAGACGATGATGGCGGCCAAGCCTGAGAATCCTAAAGGATTTTGGGAAAATGAGCTCGTCGTCCAGCTGAATGATCAGATTCTACATACGCTTGGCGCACGATGGGATATCCCACTGCTGGAGCCTTGGGACGAACACCTCGACTTTGTTCTGGGGCTTTTTTCCGAACGCGCTAAAACTATTATTGTTGATGACTTCAATCATGCGGATTTTATCTCCCTAAAAGATCCACGAATAGCCAATTTATTACCATTTTGGAAGTCAGTCCTACGTGACCTTGGCTATGAAATTCGAATGGTACAGATAGTGCGTGCTCCTATTGAGGTTTTCCAGTCGATCAATAAACGCAATGGGTTTACTCATTCGCATTCGGATACGCTGTGGTTGGATTCGATATCCGCTTGTTTAGATGCTCCAGTCGATGAGGTTTTACTGATAAATCACGAATCCCTCCATACTCTGCAAGAGAGCGTGGTAACGGCAATGAGTCAGTATCTGCAGTTGCCTGAATCTGGTGTGCCGGACGCATTGGCCAAGTTCAGTACGCAATGCTATGACCCTGGACTGCGTCATTTCTCTAAACCTGCGATGCAACCTGCGTTGACGGTCGCCGACTCCGTCTACGCACTGCTCGAGGTGTTTCAAGAGCCGACCGTGCTTAGTGCAACTGAGCTGGGACAGCTTCGCCAAAAACTCGTTGACCTGTATTCCAAGCACCAAGCGTTTAAAGATAAGCTCGAAATCTATCTGACAGCTATTTCTTCGGTTGACTGCTTACGGCATAAGTCTGCTCCAGATCAGCGTCCTACGAGTGTGAGCGCCAGAGTGTTCAGTTTGTTTGAAGCGACTTTGAAAGTTGATCAGGGCGAATCGGATACACAAGTTAAAGAAGCGCTCGAGAGAGCGACGTTCGACGCGCAACAGAACCAAGCTCTGATGGAGCGCATTAACCTGTTGGAAACAAATCTTGCCGTATTGGACTCGGCAAGCACACAAAAAGCGATTTGGGCCGAAAGGCGCTATCAGCGTGCATCAAGGAGTTTTCTCCACGCAGTCAAACAACGCCGAGATATCGAAGAAAAAATTTCTGAAATCGAAGGTCATTATCACAAGCTCGAAGAACATTTCTACTCGATTGATACATTGCGTAGTGACCTGGCCGATTGGAAAGGAATGTTTACTGAGCAGGCGCTTGAATTTGGACGTCGGTTCGATCACGTATTAGAACAGGTCTGGCAAACAACTAGATGGAAAATGGGGGATCGTATTGTCGAGTTGCTCAATAAATTGGTTGGTCGGCAAGAAAGCTGCGAAAGTAAAGAAGTGTTGGCGCGCATTCAAAGTGACTATCGTCATTGGGGTGAGAGTCTTGCGAAAGACTATCTGCCCCCGGTTGTTGACGGTTTGCTCGAGGATGCTAAAGCTCAGTCAGCCCCGATAATAGACGCTGACAGTGTCATATTCGGTACAGGGGTAGCAACCTCGAAAGATGCTTTCGTAAAATCAGCGCAGGCGCGGCTTGACGCGTTTCTACAGAGCCAAGCAGAGTTGGATTTCTCGTTTGTAGACCGCCCTGATCTGTCTGTGATTCTGGTGCTTTACAATCGTGCGGAACTGACCTTGCCGTGCTTGGAAGCGTTGCTGGCGAATAATGACAGTCTTAGCCTACAGCTGATCATCATTGACAACGATTCAAGCGATCAAACAGCAATGCTTCTGGAGCGAGTTGTTGGTGCTGACATTATTGTCAATCAGAAGAATGTTGGCTTTCTGCGCGCCTGTAATCAAGCGCTGGAGCTGGTTAAAGCTGAGCAGACGCTGTTCCTGAATAATGATGCGTTTGTTTCACAAGGGGCAGTGGAGAGAGCTTATCGAGCACTTCAAAGATGCGATAACGTCGGCGCGGTTGGCGCTAGAATCGTAGCATTGGATGGGTTGTTGCAGGAGGCTGGTTCAACATGTTGGTCGAATGGAACTTGTTTTGGATATGGTCGGGGCGAAGATCCGAATTCGTTCAAGTTTTTGTTCGAGCGAGAAGTCGACTACTGCTCTGGGGCGTTCTTACAGACCAAGACCAACCTGTTAAAGCAGTTTGGTGGATTCGACGATCAGTTTGCACCAGCCTACTATGAGGATACGGACTACTGCCTAACCCTGAATGAGAATGGATTAAAGGTGTTATACGACCCTCAGGTAGTCGTCAGGCACTACGAATTCGGTGGCTCTGAAGGGTCAGGCTACGCGATTGAACTTTCGAATCGCAATCAGAAAAAATTTCTAGTCAAACACCGTACCCAGCTTGCAGGCCACAAACCTGCGGAGTCGGGCGATGTCGACAATGCACGGTTTGCCAGTGCGTGGCCAGCCAAAAAAATTCTCTACATAGATGACCGCGTACCGCATATGTATTTTGGTTCTGGTTTTCCACGATCAAACTTTATTGTGAACTGCCTTGCTGGTGCCGGATATCGAGTCTCAATTCTGCCGCTGAACTTTCCCAATGAGGAATCAGTAACAAGTTTATACAGTGATATCGATCGACGAATAGAAGTGATTCCAAGTGTTGGGCGGCCTGAGTTTATGCAGTTTTGGGACATGCATAAAGGTTACTATGACTTAGTTTGGGTCAGTCGCCCGCATAATATGGAGTTTGTGCATCCGGTTATGGCTGCTGCGGGTGGCATTAAAAAAGTGGTCTATGATGCGGAAGCAATTTACGCAGATCGTGAGCATGCGCTTAGAAATCTTGGTCTAGGTAATTCCGAGCTTGAGTTAACCTATGACGAGATGGTTAAAAATGAGTTAGTTCTAGCGGCGTCGGCGGACGCGTTGGTGGCAGTGTCGAGACGCGATAGAGATATCATTGCATCAAACATCGCTAGGCCAGTGCCGGTCATTGATTGCGGGTACGGTGTGAAGATCAGACGCTCAAAGTCGAGTTTTGAAGTTCGAAGCGGCCTGCTTTTTGTCGGTAATCTTGATCGGAGTGAATCGCCCAATGTGGACTCGCTATTGTGGTTTTACGATTTGGTATGGCCATTAGTGAAAAAGCAGCTTCCGAATATTACGCTGCATGTCGTCGGCTCGAATCAAGCCGATGTTTTGGAGTGCGTCGAAGATCCCAACATTGTGTTTCATGGTGTGGTCGATGACTTGTATCAATTTTACGACGCAGCAGCCGTATTCATTGCGCCAACACGCTATGCCGCCGGTATACCGTTGAAGGTCCAGGAAGCGGCGGCCAATGGTTTACCTACGGTGGTAACGGATTTGTTGACGTCGCAACTAGGGTGGCAAAATGAGCGCGAGACCCTGAGTTCTGAGGTTGGTGATCCGTGCAGATTTGCCGAGAATTGTGTCAGATTGCATTCCGAGTCAGCGCTTTGGCGCACGATTCAAGACAATGCATTTACTGCGGTGCAATCTGATTGTGATGTGGCGGTGTTTGAAAACAGAATTCTGACGATGTTGCGTGATGTGTTGAAAGCCAATAGCAATGTTACATTACTCAGTAAGCACCGGGAGTACAAGTAG
- a CDS encoding CRTAC1 family protein, translated as MNKIHTFAATLGLLTIFACGYTPSHAQVPAPSDEEILANKNRAISLVETRRKLDKLVWGPEELAQEYEQRIVKLWDDLLKAEHKFEVLKAFPFGSLQLAKHKESEPLELQIAKYTFEGEGETWSNTKFQNFITEMVAADYVLEQTEWHHAKFTPPSKGEGAISEVSFALHVARANPAHRLVFKGLLEIDWMVAAASGVSLQADKLKLLDLTILEREQPAPFQEVFTVTGTKEQPLVHPILVYDLDKDGNSDIVVGGQNLLLRNKGGGELVTEQLFDKFRNLYDGAVLADFNNDGNVDFVGVDERGYPMMYVGSAEGRFSGSAIKISEHHLGLPKTFTAGDIDGDGDLDIHIANYKYAYRQGQMPNPYFDANDGYPAVMLRNDGDGKFSDITEQSGLAAKRYRRSYSSSFVDLDDDQDMDLIVVSDYAGFDVYTNDGKGKFTDITDQFGLDRHFFGMGHTFDDFNGDGKLDFYVIGMSSTTARRLENMGLGREDFKQHTDMRMAMGYGNRMFLRDGDGFRKAPNNDQVARTGWSWGTSTFDFDNDGDKDIFVANGHYSGESTQDYCTTFWRHDIYEGGQEDVARDMLFQAESTDLREAKISWNGYEHKVLYLKHGDDFINIGYLMGVAFEYDARAVVTEDIDSDGRVDLLVVEHIADSLSPARYRLHVYRNGLQQAGNWIGVALHDTPAMSTIGATVRIEAEGGSQMTRVVTGDSFSAQHSAKLHFGLGKSDKVSKMSVTWSDGSQVVLDNPKSGVYHRLSPGKDAGSAAQTTSN; from the coding sequence ATGAATAAAATACACACTTTTGCGGCCACACTTGGTTTGTTGACGATTTTTGCTTGTGGATACACACCGTCACATGCTCAAGTTCCCGCACCCAGTGATGAGGAAATTCTCGCTAACAAAAATCGTGCAATTAGTTTGGTGGAAACTCGACGTAAACTCGATAAGTTAGTATGGGGCCCTGAAGAATTAGCCCAAGAGTACGAGCAACGCATCGTGAAACTATGGGATGATTTATTAAAGGCAGAGCACAAGTTCGAGGTATTGAAAGCGTTTCCGTTTGGGTCGTTGCAGCTCGCAAAGCACAAAGAGAGTGAGCCGCTTGAGCTGCAAATAGCAAAGTACACTTTTGAGGGAGAGGGCGAAACCTGGTCGAATACCAAGTTCCAGAATTTTATTACCGAAATGGTAGCAGCGGATTATGTGCTTGAGCAGACCGAGTGGCACCACGCTAAGTTTACACCGCCAAGCAAGGGCGAGGGCGCGATATCTGAGGTCAGTTTTGCTTTGCATGTTGCGCGTGCGAATCCTGCCCATCGTTTGGTGTTTAAAGGGTTGCTTGAAATTGACTGGATGGTCGCAGCGGCATCGGGTGTCAGCCTGCAAGCAGACAAGTTAAAACTACTTGATTTGACCATTCTAGAGCGTGAACAGCCAGCTCCGTTTCAAGAAGTGTTTACCGTTACAGGCACCAAGGAGCAACCATTGGTGCATCCTATTCTGGTGTACGACCTAGATAAAGACGGTAACTCTGACATCGTGGTCGGTGGACAAAATTTGCTATTGCGAAACAAAGGCGGTGGCGAACTGGTCACGGAGCAGTTATTTGATAAGTTCCGTAACCTGTATGACGGCGCCGTGTTAGCAGACTTTAACAACGATGGAAATGTCGACTTCGTCGGCGTTGACGAGCGCGGGTACCCCATGATGTACGTTGGTAGTGCTGAGGGACGGTTTAGTGGTAGTGCCATCAAGATATCAGAGCACCACTTGGGGCTGCCCAAGACCTTTACCGCAGGTGATATAGATGGTGACGGTGATTTAGATATCCACATTGCAAACTACAAATATGCCTACCGTCAAGGGCAGATGCCAAACCCCTATTTTGATGCAAACGACGGCTATCCTGCGGTGATGTTGCGCAATGACGGCGACGGTAAATTCAGTGATATCACCGAGCAGTCAGGATTGGCCGCAAAGCGTTATCGTCGTTCTTATAGCAGCTCCTTCGTCGATTTGGATGACGATCAGGACATGGATTTGATCGTGGTTAGCGACTACGCTGGCTTCGATGTTTATACCAATGATGGCAAAGGAAAGTTTACCGATATCACCGATCAATTTGGCCTTGATCGTCATTTCTTCGGGATGGGACATACTTTTGACGATTTTAATGGTGATGGAAAGCTCGACTTTTACGTCATCGGCATGAGCTCAACGACGGCGCGTCGATTGGAAAATATGGGGCTGGGCCGTGAAGATTTTAAACAGCATACGGATATGCGTATGGCCATGGGTTACGGAAATCGCATGTTCCTGCGAGACGGTGATGGTTTCAGAAAAGCCCCTAATAATGATCAAGTGGCTCGCACCGGTTGGTCATGGGGGACCAGCACCTTCGATTTTGACAACGATGGCGACAAAGATATCTTTGTCGCCAACGGCCACTACAGCGGCGAAAGTACCCAAGACTACTGCACGACCTTTTGGCGGCACGATATTTATGAAGGCGGCCAAGAAGATGTTGCCCGAGATATGCTATTTCAGGCTGAATCAACCGATCTTCGGGAGGCCAAAATCTCCTGGAATGGGTATGAGCATAAAGTGCTGTACCTAAAGCACGGTGACGATTTCATCAATATTGGGTATTTGATGGGGGTTGCATTTGAGTACGATGCAAGAGCCGTTGTTACCGAAGACATCGACAGTGATGGCCGTGTGGATCTGCTGGTGGTTGAACACATTGCAGACAGCCTGAGCCCAGCGCGCTATCGATTGCACGTCTACCGAAATGGTTTGCAACAGGCTGGAAACTGGATTGGTGTTGCGTTACACGATACGCCCGCAATGTCGACCATCGGCGCGACCGTACGTATTGAAGCGGAAGGTGGGAGTCAGATGACTCGCGTAGTGACGGGGGATTCTTTCTCAGCACAGCATTCTGCTAAGTTGCACTTCGGTCTGGGTAAGAGTGACAAAGTGTCTAAGATGAGTGTAACTTGGAGTGATGGTAGTCAAGTTGTCTTGGATAATCCGAAGTCCGGTGTCTATCATCGCCTGTCACCGGGGAAAGATGCTGGGTCAGCAGCTCAAACTACTTCAAATTAG
- a CDS encoding sulfotransferase domain-containing protein, with product MESRVNFTVIGTQKGGTQALNQFLKAHPEIGMVTPPVIAPHFFDNEKIFSDIPDYEVYHRMYSEKSLAMLTGDVTPIYSYWPNAVARIKAYNPDMKIIFLLRDPVLRTYSHWNMEYSRGDEKLGFLKAILTENRRRAGGAHRIYSYLHRSLYAPQVVNLLEYFERKQCLFIKSDELQRSHVEVMSRIFSFLDVDSTIIPEQQSVHARHYPQMPSWLNFTLRLYFQRDIVSVEQLTGLDLKAWRLI from the coding sequence ATGGAATCACGCGTTAATTTTACGGTCATTGGAACGCAAAAAGGGGGGACTCAAGCGTTAAACCAGTTTTTAAAAGCGCACCCGGAAATCGGCATGGTGACGCCCCCAGTGATCGCACCTCATTTTTTCGATAATGAGAAAATTTTTAGCGATATACCTGATTACGAGGTATATCATCGAATGTATTCGGAAAAAAGTTTGGCCATGCTGACTGGGGATGTGACGCCGATATACAGCTATTGGCCGAATGCAGTGGCGCGTATCAAGGCATACAACCCAGACATGAAAATTATCTTTCTGCTCAGAGACCCGGTGCTGCGTACCTATTCTCACTGGAATATGGAGTATTCTCGAGGTGATGAGAAGCTTGGATTCTTAAAGGCGATCCTGACTGAGAATCGTCGTCGAGCAGGAGGCGCGCACAGGATCTATTCTTATCTCCACCGTAGCTTATATGCGCCTCAGGTTGTCAATTTACTTGAATACTTTGAGAGGAAACAATGTCTGTTTATCAAAAGTGATGAGCTTCAAAGGAGCCATGTTGAGGTAATGTCTCGGATATTTTCCTTTCTTGATGTGGATAGTACTATCATCCCAGAGCAACAGTCTGTGCATGCAAGACACTACCCTCAGATGCCATCATGGTTGAATTTTACGCTCAGACTCTATTTTCAACGCGATATTGTTTCCGTCGAACAGTTAACCGGTTTAGACTTGAAAGCGTGGCGTCTGATCTAA
- a CDS encoding sulfotransferase domain-containing protein, producing the protein MSPDSDHILRQKLFLNSIPKSGTHLLTGITQMLGFRHTGEIIAASTALEAPDSDTSLLVGVSSPAGIDANYFDSIISNIAYGHFHYGHIPYSRLAHEILEQSGISMIMIYRDPRAVALSLVNFVLKLPDHPYHNLFASLESREDQLKSVVLGLVPEYGSGDPVFLPLDKWYDSMMGWIDYPNIHFLDYEDVVGIHGGGDQRKQFDAIQQLSAFLDLGLDSDQIHNVQSNVFDPGSSTFHRGSIDYWKSQMSERLTMFFDSHATQALNCYRKLKSSGSALRTTQLGA; encoded by the coding sequence ATGTCGCCAGACAGCGATCACATTCTACGACAGAAATTATTCTTGAATAGCATTCCAAAATCCGGCACACACTTACTGACGGGTATCACTCAGATGTTGGGATTTAGGCACACTGGTGAAATAATTGCTGCATCCACCGCACTTGAGGCCCCAGACTCTGATACCAGCCTATTGGTTGGTGTGTCCTCACCGGCGGGTATTGACGCAAATTATTTCGACTCGATAATATCAAATATAGCCTATGGCCATTTTCATTACGGCCACATTCCCTACTCTAGGCTCGCTCACGAAATATTGGAGCAATCAGGGATTTCCATGATTATGATCTATAGAGATCCAAGGGCTGTTGCTTTATCACTTGTGAACTTTGTACTCAAGTTACCAGATCACCCCTACCACAACCTTTTCGCGTCGCTGGAATCTCGAGAAGACCAGCTTAAGAGCGTTGTTTTGGGGCTTGTGCCTGAGTACGGAAGCGGCGACCCAGTGTTTCTACCACTCGATAAGTGGTACGACTCTATGATGGGCTGGATTGACTACCCGAACATCCACTTTCTTGACTATGAAGACGTGGTCGGGATTCACGGTGGTGGCGATCAGAGGAAACAATTTGACGCAATCCAGCAACTATCTGCTTTCCTCGACCTTGGGCTTGATTCGGATCAAATTCATAATGTGCAGTCAAACGTGTTTGATCCCGGGAGCTCGACTTTCCACCGGGGAAGTATTGATTATTGGAAATCACAAATGAGTGAGCGCTTAACCATGTTTTTCGACAGTCATGCCACTCAGGCACTAAACTGCTATCGTAAACTCAAATCCAGCGGCAGCGCGCTCAGAACAACGCAACTTGGCGCCTGA
- a CDS encoding M1 family metallopeptidase, whose translation MKRFIGISLLVLLLAACSQDAPEATQPETGNAVDSITPEQTTPASIQVGKDYHSFSNPAQMKVRNVALDLTVDFDRKVLDGSAVLKIERVANDAQTLVLDTKDLTIHSVEAAGTPLEFELGAADSFLGAPLSIVVPHGVDEIKVAYTTSPSASGLQWLTPAQTAGGEYPFLFSQAQAIHARSFIPLQDSPQVRVTYQAVLRTPPALLAVMSASNEPDAELDGVYEFNMPQPVPSYLIALAVGDLRFKAMGERTGVYAEPALLEAAAQEFEDTESMLIATEKRYGPYGWDRYDLLILPPSFPFGGMENPRLSFITPTVIAGDKSLVSLIAHELAHSWSGNTVTNATWRDLWLNEGFTTYLTYRIMEIIYGTDRYKMEAVLGFQDLEADITRLDPNDAILAIDLRGRDPDDVFSNVPYEKGALFLRELEQRVGRDNFDAFLKAYFKEFEFESITTDQFIDYLDKTLLVTHADVLDKARIEQWIFSPELPNDLPLEESDAFSLVDNARMQWLGDELAAADIETDSWTVHQWLYFLNNMPEEIDDKKLSELDAAFDLTESRNNEIAHSWLLISVKNWYEPALPRLHDYLTSIGRNKLVKPLYRELAKTDRGKALGRQAFAEAKAGYHPLTVKANTPFVE comes from the coding sequence ATGAAACGATTTATAGGCATCAGCCTACTTGTTTTGTTGCTTGCGGCTTGCAGTCAGGACGCGCCTGAAGCAACCCAGCCTGAGACTGGAAATGCCGTAGACAGCATCACGCCCGAACAAACTACGCCCGCCTCGATTCAGGTTGGCAAAGACTACCATTCATTCTCAAATCCAGCGCAAATGAAGGTGCGCAATGTCGCACTAGACCTGACTGTGGATTTTGATCGTAAAGTGCTGGATGGCAGCGCGGTCCTCAAGATCGAACGCGTAGCGAATGACGCACAAACCCTGGTCCTGGATACCAAAGATCTAACCATTCACAGCGTTGAAGCGGCCGGAACACCATTGGAATTCGAGCTCGGGGCGGCAGACTCGTTTTTAGGTGCACCGCTGTCTATTGTCGTACCCCATGGCGTGGATGAGATTAAAGTGGCTTACACCACCTCACCAAGTGCATCCGGTTTGCAATGGCTTACACCGGCCCAAACGGCGGGTGGTGAATATCCCTTTCTATTTTCACAGGCGCAAGCAATTCATGCTCGCAGCTTTATTCCCTTGCAGGATTCACCGCAGGTACGCGTGACGTATCAAGCGGTACTGCGTACTCCGCCGGCATTGCTTGCAGTGATGAGTGCCTCCAATGAGCCTGATGCTGAGCTGGATGGTGTGTATGAATTCAACATGCCGCAGCCCGTGCCCTCCTATCTGATCGCACTCGCAGTCGGTGATCTGCGCTTCAAGGCCATGGGTGAGCGCACCGGCGTCTACGCGGAGCCAGCGCTGTTGGAAGCCGCAGCGCAGGAATTTGAGGACACGGAATCTATGTTGATCGCAACCGAAAAGCGTTATGGTCCATATGGCTGGGACCGCTATGATCTTTTGATTTTGCCGCCGTCCTTTCCATTCGGAGGCATGGAAAACCCGCGCTTGTCTTTTATTACTCCAACAGTGATCGCCGGTGACAAAAGCTTAGTTTCATTGATTGCGCACGAATTGGCGCATTCCTGGTCTGGCAATACTGTTACCAACGCAACGTGGCGCGATTTATGGCTGAACGAGGGTTTTACCACCTATTTGACCTACCGTATCATGGAAATTATTTACGGAACCGACCGCTACAAAATGGAAGCCGTGTTGGGGTTCCAAGACCTTGAAGCAGATATCACTCGACTGGACCCGAACGACGCTATTCTTGCGATTGATTTGCGTGGACGAGACCCTGACGACGTATTCTCGAATGTGCCCTATGAGAAAGGCGCGCTGTTTCTACGTGAGCTAGAGCAGCGTGTCGGCCGTGATAATTTTGACGCCTTTTTAAAGGCGTACTTCAAAGAGTTCGAATTCGAGAGTATCACCACCGATCAGTTTATTGATTACCTCGATAAAACGTTGCTAGTGACCCATGCCGATGTACTCGACAAGGCACGTATTGAGCAATGGATATTTTCACCGGAGTTGCCAAACGATCTGCCGCTGGAAGAGTCGGATGCGTTCTCGCTCGTGGATAACGCGCGCATGCAATGGTTGGGCGATGAATTAGCGGCTGCGGATATCGAAACCGATAGTTGGACCGTGCATCAATGGCTATATTTTCTTAACAACATGCCGGAAGAAATTGATGATAAGAAGTTGTCTGAGCTGGACGCGGCGTTCGACTTGACCGAATCACGCAATAATGAGATTGCGCACAGCTGGTTGTTGATTAGCGTGAAGAACTGGTATGAGCCTGCTTTGCCGAGATTGCATGATTATCTGACATCCATTGGGCGCAATAAGTTGGTGAAGCCGCTGTATCGCGAACTAGCCAAAACGGATCGAGGTAAAGCATTGGGTCGACAGGCATTTGCGGAAGCCAAAGCTGGCTACCATCCGCTTACGGTGAAAGCGAATACGCCTTTTGTAGAGTAA
- a CDS encoding lipase family protein, protein MPNQQPEFHVEDGSVRISSAFTELTGAASLAAYTDYLEENCPPYTDPPNLSFGTKPFKYVSRFTGYDTTPWGTGKEERFGLIYQWTAIPDVYLFAFRGTSSVYDMWKDLESAEVSNFAPYRRPANFPTTVHVGEGFNSIYTKKNAVMTASMQDQLFAEISQLPTPPKTIYITGHSLGCALGSLFALDLAASLPGINILNFNFASPRVGTSTWQHAYDDLYQLKSRTVRVRNNYDLVPKVPFEYRPFDFRHIGQKFTVSFTLDSYTHDPVVIIEAWHSLLNYRYVLHRATVNTPQVWTGHFKDQAQKHPSWPMTSYDPGTTMLDWSTGNLMQVRRDLNSVAKFM, encoded by the coding sequence ATGCCAAACCAGCAACCCGAGTTTCATGTAGAGGACGGATCAGTCCGAATAAGCTCCGCGTTCACTGAACTCACCGGTGCAGCATCTTTGGCAGCTTATACCGATTACCTCGAAGAAAACTGTCCACCGTACACCGATCCACCAAACCTTAGCTTCGGAACCAAGCCGTTTAAATATGTATCGCGCTTCACAGGCTACGACACCACACCGTGGGGCACAGGTAAGGAAGAGCGATTCGGGTTGATCTACCAATGGACAGCGATACCGGACGTTTATTTGTTCGCGTTTCGCGGCACGTCATCAGTTTACGATATGTGGAAGGACCTAGAGTCAGCCGAAGTCAGTAATTTTGCCCCCTATCGCCGTCCCGCCAACTTCCCAACCACAGTACATGTTGGTGAAGGCTTCAATAGCATCTATACCAAAAAAAACGCAGTCATGACGGCCAGCATGCAAGATCAACTGTTTGCTGAAATCAGCCAATTGCCGACACCTCCGAAAACCATTTACATCACGGGCCACAGCTTAGGTTGCGCGCTAGGCAGCCTGTTCGCTCTCGACCTGGCAGCAAGCTTACCGGGCATCAACATCCTTAATTTTAATTTCGCCAGCCCACGTGTCGGCACGTCAACGTGGCAACACGCCTACGATGACCTGTACCAACTCAAGTCCCGTACGGTACGTGTGCGCAATAATTACGACCTGGTCCCGAAAGTCCCTTTTGAGTATCGGCCATTTGACTTCCGTCATATCGGTCAAAAATTTACCGTATCGTTTACGCTGGACAGCTATACCCATGACCCCGTAGTGATTATTGAAGCGTGGCACTCGCTGCTCAATTATCGTTATGTCCTTCATCGCGCTACGGTAAACACACCGCAGGTCTGGACTGGTCACTTCAAAGACCAAGCTCAAAAACACCCATCTTGGCCAATGACCAGTTACGACCCCGGCACAACAATGCTGGATTGGAGCACCGGCAATCTAATGCAGGTTCGCCGGGATCTAAATTCAGTCGCCAAGTTTATGTAA
- a CDS encoding BlaI/MecI/CopY family transcriptional regulator, which yields MSNRISESEQRVMEVLWQESPLTSTDVVARLSSQDWNEKTVKTFLNRLVKKQAVAFTRDGRRYLYSPLISQDKVLKQESRGFLNKVFNGDMKALLATFVDDKKLSERELHYLRSLLDQQSDTSDEGEQ from the coding sequence ATGTCGAATAGAATTAGCGAGTCCGAACAAAGAGTTATGGAGGTTCTGTGGCAGGAATCGCCATTGACCAGTACTGATGTGGTCGCTAGGTTATCGTCGCAGGACTGGAATGAGAAAACAGTAAAAACATTTTTGAACCGCTTGGTTAAAAAACAGGCGGTCGCATTTACTCGAGATGGGCGTCGCTATCTCTATTCGCCGTTAATTAGCCAGGACAAGGTCTTAAAACAAGAAAGTCGAGGCTTTTTAAACAAAGTGTTTAATGGCGACATGAAGGCGTTATTGGCCACGTTTGTTGATGATAAAAAGCTGTCTGAGCGTGAGTTGCACTATTTGCGCAGTTTGCTCGATCAGCAGTCTGATACCAGCGATGAGGGCGAACAGTGA